One Streptomyces sp. NBC_00554 DNA segment encodes these proteins:
- a CDS encoding transporter: MSANAGVSAASITPVVVRLKLSLLRNGLRQSAGRRAAYVASAILVLLFGALQLLGLIALRGNAHAVAVAALLVALLALGWAVMPLFFSSGDETLDPTRLVMLPLRPRPLVRALLAASLVGIGPLFTLCVLTGSVISVAHGTAAYVTAVVAAALGLLVCVALARAVAAANIRLLTSRRGRDLAVLSGLLIAIGAQVVNFGAQRLNSSGGLSELDTLGDVLSWVPPASAIGAVHSVSEGSYGIGAAQLALSAAALVGLLALWSHHLTRLMTSPDGSTLQAAEPAARERGSTGLGRLLPTGRTGTVMERSLRYVWRDPKTKAAWVTSLAIGLIVPVFNALQGTGSIYFACFAAGMLGIQMYNQFGQDTSAFWMVAMTISSTRDAYVELRGRALALLVITLPYTALVTVLTTAMLDDWSALPEVLGLSFALLGAMLATGAWSSARFPYSIPQEGYKNVAPGQAGLAWISIFGGMISAALLSAPVIVLTIWLNTSADGDEWMWLLLPLGAGYGTLITWCGLRLAAPRTAARLPEILTAVSKG; this comes from the coding sequence ATGAGCGCGAACGCCGGTGTCTCCGCCGCGTCGATCACACCCGTCGTCGTACGGCTGAAGCTGTCGCTCCTGCGCAACGGGCTGCGGCAGTCGGCCGGACGGCGGGCCGCGTACGTCGCCTCAGCCATCCTCGTCCTCCTCTTCGGGGCCCTCCAACTGCTCGGCCTGATCGCGCTGCGCGGCAACGCGCACGCCGTCGCCGTCGCCGCACTCCTCGTGGCGCTCCTGGCGCTCGGCTGGGCCGTGATGCCGCTCTTCTTCTCCAGCGGCGACGAGACGCTCGACCCGACCCGCCTGGTCATGCTGCCGCTGCGGCCACGCCCGCTCGTACGGGCGCTGCTCGCGGCCTCACTCGTCGGCATCGGACCGCTGTTCACGCTGTGCGTGCTCACCGGATCCGTGATCTCCGTGGCCCACGGCACTGCGGCGTACGTCACCGCCGTCGTCGCCGCGGCCCTCGGGCTCCTCGTCTGCGTGGCCCTCGCACGCGCCGTCGCCGCCGCCAACATCCGGCTGCTGACCAGCCGCAGGGGCCGCGACCTCGCGGTGCTCAGCGGCCTGCTCATCGCGATCGGCGCGCAGGTGGTCAACTTCGGTGCGCAGCGGCTCAATTCGTCGGGCGGACTCTCCGAGCTCGACACGCTGGGGGATGTGCTGAGCTGGGTGCCGCCCGCGTCGGCGATCGGCGCGGTGCATTCGGTGAGTGAGGGGTCGTACGGGATCGGAGCCGCCCAACTCGCCTTGAGTGCGGCCGCGTTGGTGGGGCTGCTGGCGCTCTGGTCCCATCACCTGACCCGGCTGATGACCTCGCCGGACGGGTCGACGCTGCAGGCGGCGGAACCCGCGGCGCGGGAGCGGGGTTCCACCGGCCTCGGCCGGCTGCTGCCCACGGGCCGCACCGGGACCGTCATGGAGCGCAGCCTGCGCTATGTGTGGCGCGATCCCAAGACCAAGGCGGCCTGGGTGACCTCACTCGCCATCGGGCTGATCGTGCCGGTGTTCAACGCCCTGCAGGGCACCGGCTCGATCTACTTCGCGTGCTTCGCGGCCGGGATGCTCGGGATCCAGATGTACAACCAGTTCGGGCAGGACACGTCCGCGTTCTGGATGGTCGCGATGACGATCTCGTCCACCCGGGACGCGTACGTCGAACTGCGCGGGCGCGCGCTGGCGCTGCTGGTGATCACCCTGCCGTACACGGCCCTCGTGACCGTCCTGACGACGGCGATGCTCGACGACTGGAGCGCACTGCCCGAGGTGCTCGGCCTCTCCTTCGCGCTGCTCGGCGCGATGCTGGCGACCGGCGCGTGGTCCTCGGCCCGCTTCCCGTACTCGATCCCCCAGGAGGGCTACAAGAACGTGGCCCCCGGCCAGGCCGGGCTCGCCTGGATCTCGATCTTCGGCGGCATGATCTCGGCCGCGCTGCTGTCCGCTCCCGTCATCGTTCTCACGATCTGGCTGAACACGTCGGCGGACGGCGACGAGTGGATGTGGCTGCTGCTGCCGCTGGGTGCGGGGTACGGCACCCTGATCACGTGGTGCGGACTGCGGTTGGCGGCGCCGCGGACGGCGGCGCGGTTGCCGGAGATCCTGACGGCGGTGAGCAAAGGCTGA
- a CDS encoding bifunctional DNA primase/polymerase: MDETIAGTETAQIPKQRGESLQDTAVRYAEERHWDVFPGTWLEAVDGVQRCSCGEAACPLPGAHPAREDWATQATGSATVARRLWAKQPTASILLPTGRTFDAIDVPETAGFLALARMERMELTLGPVTCTPDRRMHFFVLPGASAKVSDLVRKLGWPPASLDLVALGEGSYVAGPPTRYGSQGAVQWARRPTPANRWLPDAEELISPLAYACGREGRR, from the coding sequence GTGGACGAGACCATCGCAGGCACCGAGACCGCACAGATCCCCAAGCAGCGCGGCGAATCGCTGCAGGACACCGCCGTGCGCTATGCCGAGGAGCGCCACTGGGACGTGTTCCCCGGCACCTGGCTGGAAGCCGTCGACGGAGTGCAGCGCTGCTCCTGCGGCGAGGCGGCGTGCCCCCTACCCGGCGCGCACCCGGCGCGCGAGGACTGGGCGACGCAGGCCACGGGCAGTGCGACCGTCGCGCGCCGGCTGTGGGCGAAGCAGCCCACGGCGTCGATCCTGCTGCCGACCGGGCGTACGTTCGACGCGATCGACGTGCCCGAGACGGCCGGGTTCCTCGCGCTCGCCCGCATGGAGCGGATGGAGCTGACCCTCGGGCCGGTCACCTGCACGCCGGACCGGCGCATGCACTTCTTCGTGCTTCCGGGGGCCTCCGCGAAGGTCTCCGATCTCGTACGGAAGCTGGGCTGGCCGCCTGCCTCCCTCGACCTGGTCGCCCTGGGCGAGGGGTCGTACGTGGCGGGTCCGCCCACCCGGTACGGGTCGCAGGGCGCCGTGCAGTGGGCCCGTCGGCCCACGCCCGCGAACCGGTGGCTGCCGGATGCGGAGGAGTTGATCTCGCCGCTCGCCTACGCCTGCGGGCGGGAGGGACGCCGGTAG
- a CDS encoding ABC transporter ATP-binding protein produces the protein MTEGAGGGVPAVRVRGLWKRFGEQVAVAGIDLELPAGQFIGLVGPNGAGKTTTLSMVTGLLRPDQGTVEVVGHDVWRDPVEVKARIGVLPEGLRLFERLSGRELLGYTGRLRGLPGAEVDKRATQLLDVLDLAGAQHKLVVDYSTGMRKKIGLACALLHNPEVLFLDEPFEGVDPVSAQIIRGVLERYTASGATVVFSSHVMELVESLCDWVAVMAAGRIRAHGPLADVTGSAPSLQQAFLELVGANGRAAGADLDWLGGGAR, from the coding sequence ATGACCGAGGGAGCAGGGGGCGGCGTGCCCGCCGTGCGTGTGCGGGGGCTCTGGAAGCGGTTCGGGGAGCAGGTCGCCGTCGCCGGGATCGATCTGGAGCTGCCCGCGGGGCAGTTCATCGGGCTCGTCGGTCCGAACGGGGCCGGCAAGACCACCACCCTGTCGATGGTGACCGGGCTGCTGAGGCCCGACCAGGGCACCGTCGAGGTGGTCGGCCACGACGTGTGGCGCGACCCGGTGGAGGTCAAGGCGCGGATCGGTGTCCTGCCCGAGGGGCTCCGGCTCTTCGAAAGGCTCTCCGGGCGCGAACTCCTCGGCTACACCGGACGGTTGCGCGGCCTGCCCGGCGCCGAGGTCGACAAACGGGCCACCCAGCTCCTCGACGTACTCGACCTCGCGGGCGCCCAGCACAAACTCGTCGTCGACTACTCGACGGGCATGCGCAAGAAGATCGGCCTCGCCTGCGCCCTCCTCCACAACCCCGAAGTCCTCTTCCTCGACGAGCCGTTCGAAGGCGTCGACCCGGTCTCCGCGCAGATCATCCGCGGCGTCCTGGAGCGGTACACGGCATCGGGCGCCACGGTCGTCTTCTCCTCCCACGTCATGGAACTGGTCGAGTCGCTGTGCGACTGGGTCGCCGTGATGGCCGCGGGGCGCATCCGCGCGCACGGCCCGCTCGCGGACGTCACCGGCAGCGCCCCCTCCCTCCAGCAGGCCTTCCTGGAACTGGTCGGCGCGAACGGCCGAGCCGCCGGCGCCGACCTGGACTGGCTGGGCGGCGGCGCGCGATGA
- a CDS encoding transcriptional regulator: protein MAARPLVARQPNERLQALIQEAGCSNAGLARRVNMCGAEHGLDLRYDKTSVARWLRGQQPRGRAPAIIAEALGRKLGRTVTIDEIGMANGKNLASGVGLQFSPTVLGAIEQVCELWRSDVGRRDFLSGSSVAASALVEPSRDWLISSPDSQVARSAGPRVGVSDVAAVRAMTQALVDLDHQYGSGHVRPVVVHYLNSVVSGLLAGSYREAVGRELFAAVSRLTELAGYMAIDTGQPGLAQRYYIQALRLAQAAGDRAYGGYVLAASMSHLAAQLGNPREIAQLARAAQEGARGRVTPRAESMFYAAEARGHALLGDARAAQVASGRAVGALESADAASGDDPTWISHFDEAYLADELAHCHRDLGQAEAAARCAEESLAGLPESKARRRAIGYVLLATAQVQQREVEQACHTGLRAVELLGTLRSNRGADYLEDFQQRLEPYQDEPVVREFGARMELQAAA, encoded by the coding sequence ATGGCCGCAAGGCCGCTCGTCGCGCGGCAGCCGAACGAACGACTGCAGGCGCTCATCCAGGAAGCGGGTTGCTCGAACGCCGGGCTGGCCCGCCGGGTCAACATGTGCGGCGCGGAGCACGGTCTCGATCTGCGCTACGACAAGACGTCCGTGGCGCGCTGGCTGCGCGGACAGCAGCCGCGCGGACGTGCTCCAGCGATCATCGCGGAGGCGCTCGGGCGCAAACTCGGCCGTACGGTCACGATCGACGAGATCGGCATGGCCAACGGCAAGAACCTCGCGTCCGGCGTCGGTCTCCAGTTCTCGCCGACCGTACTGGGGGCCATCGAGCAGGTCTGCGAGCTGTGGCGCAGTGACGTCGGCCGCAGGGACTTCCTCTCCGGCTCGTCCGTCGCCGCCTCCGCGCTCGTCGAGCCCAGCCGCGACTGGCTGATCTCCTCGCCGGACTCCCAGGTGGCGCGCTCGGCGGGGCCGCGGGTCGGGGTCTCGGACGTCGCGGCGGTCCGCGCGATGACCCAGGCGCTGGTGGACCTGGACCACCAGTACGGCAGCGGGCATGTACGTCCGGTCGTCGTCCACTACCTGAACAGCGTGGTCTCCGGGCTGCTCGCGGGCTCCTACCGGGAGGCGGTCGGGCGTGAACTGTTCGCCGCCGTGTCCCGGTTGACGGAACTCGCGGGCTACATGGCCATCGACACCGGTCAGCCGGGCCTCGCCCAGCGGTACTACATCCAGGCGCTGCGGCTCGCGCAGGCGGCCGGGGACCGGGCGTACGGCGGGTACGTACTCGCCGCGTCCATGAGCCACTTGGCGGCGCAGCTCGGCAACCCGCGCGAGATCGCGCAGTTGGCGCGCGCGGCGCAGGAGGGGGCGCGCGGGCGGGTGACACCGCGCGCGGAGTCGATGTTCTACGCCGCTGAAGCGCGCGGGCACGCGCTCCTGGGCGACGCGCGCGCCGCTCAGGTGGCGTCCGGCCGGGCTGTCGGCGCACTGGAGTCGGCGGACGCGGCCTCCGGGGACGACCCGACGTGGATCTCGCACTTCGACGAGGCCTACCTGGCCGACGAGTTGGCGCACTGCCACCGGGACCTCGGACAGGCGGAAGCGGCCGCGCGCTGCGCGGAGGAGTCCCTCGCCGGGCTTCCCGAGTCGAAGGCCCGCCGGCGTGCGATCGGCTACGTACTGCTCGCCACCGCGCAGGTCCAGCAGCGTGAGGTGGAACAGGCGTGCCACACCGGGCTGCGCGCCGTCGAGTTGCTCGGCACGCTCCGTTCCAACCGGGGCGCCGACTATCTGGAGGACTTCCAGCAGCGACTGGAGCCGTATCAGGACGAGCCGGTGGTACGGGAGTTCGGCGCGCGGATGGAGTTGCAGGCCGCGGCGTGA